The sequence TGAAAATAGTCCACATCGAGCATTATGGCGCCATGTTGAAGAAACACTCCTTTACTCCTCTTTTGTGCACTCCCGACAAATTTTCTTCTCTTCCAAGACAACTCATAGTCGGACTTTGAAACAAAGCAGTTATAAAACTTTATATTTGGATTGCGATTTGAAGGCAAAAGGTCATCTACATCAATATCGAGTCTCTTCAATGCTTCGGCAATCATCATATGAATAAAAAAATAAAGACTCTTCGTCTTTGGCTGAGGAAGCATATTTGCAGGAATAGCAACTGAATAGGTTTGGTCATTATGATGAAAGACTGTTTCACCACCTGTAATTCTTCTTACCCATTGAAAGCCGCAGGAATTTATATAATCAACATCAAGAAACAGTTTAACTTTTTGGTTATAACCTACTGATATTCCTGATGGTTTCCATTCATAAAATCTCAAAGTAGGTATTTCTTCCTCCTTTGAGAAATGCATAAGATATTCATCTGCGGCCATATTGAAATAGGAGTCTGCTGCGCCTGAATCAATCAAACGCCACCTTTTTTGCGACAATTTTTTTTCAATTGATTTAAAATTCAACATAAGAAGAACTTCTCCAATTTAAAAAATCGAAATTATTACTATCTTCACAATTTTTCAAATAATGTCCATAGTTGACTTACTCGATTGTTCCCTTTTGGCACATTCATAGGAGAATAAATTATTAATACAAATTATTGCTCAAAGGTATTTTTACAGTATGTATGTATAAGCGTATGCCCGCATTAAACAACTCGATATAACTATATCATAGCGCAATACTTTGACTGGTTTATGCAATAACATATATTTCCTAAATCAATCCTCTTTTGCGCTCTTGAAGATGATGCAGGTGGTCGAAAATAAGAAGATGCGGGATGGGAATAGAGTTTACTGCTTTCTTGCGTAATAGTTCAAATCAAGCTGCTTAGCCGCCTTTACTTCATCCAACCTTGATATAGAAAGAGAGTGGGGGGCATTTTTGACGATTTCCGGCTCTGTTTCCGATTCTTCAGCAATTTTTATCATTGCCTCGATGAATTCATCAAGAGTCTCGATGCTTTCAGTTTCAGTGGGCTCAATCATCAGCGCTTCATTGACGATAAGAGGAAAATATATCGTAGGGGGATGAAAGCCGTAATCCATTAGCCGTTTGGCAATATCGAGCGTTTTTACACCTTTCTTTTTCTGTTTCGAGCCTGAGAGCACAAATTCATGCATACATTTCCTGTCATAAGGTAGTTCATAATAGTTCTTCAATGACTCTTTAAGATAATTTGCATTCAAAATTGCATTTTCGCTTATCTCTCTGAGTCCTTTTTCTCCAACGGACAGCAAGTAAACATATGCTCTTACCATTACGAGAAAATTTCCATAGAATGAATGAAGTCTGCCGATAGATTTTTTTTGTTCCCAATCAAAGTGAAAATGATTACCTTTTCTAACTATCCGAGGTACAGGCAGAAAATCAGAGAGCTCTTTCTTAACGCCAACAGGTCCTGCGCCGGGGCCTCCGCACCCGTGAGGAGTTGAAAAGCTCTTGTGAAGATTGAAATGAACGATGTCGAACCCCATATCTCCCGGCTTGAGAAAACCCAACATAGCATTTAGATTTGCGCCGTCCATATAGAGGAGACTGCCATTTTTATGAAGCATAGAGGAAATCTTCTGAATACCAGATTCAAAAAAGCCAAGTGTATTTGGATTGGTTATCATTAAAGCCGCTGTGGCAGGAGTTATAGCTTTCTCAAGTTCGTCAATATCGAGTTCTCCCTTCTCAGAGGATTTGACCGTCCTGACCTTCATTCCTGCAAGAGCTGCACTTGCAGGGTTTGTGCCGTGCGCAGAATCAGGAATAATTATTTCATCTCTCTTCTCCCCTTTATCCTTGAAGTATGCCCGAATAATCATTGTCCCGCAAAGCTCACCTTGTGCGCCTGCAGAAGGTTGGAGGGTAACAGCATCCATTCCGCTGATTTTTGAAAGCATATCAGAAAGCTCATACATTATCTGAAGTGCACCTTGGCAATTTTCTTCTAAAGCAAATGGATGAAGCTCTTTAAAGCCCTTCAGAGAAGACATCTTTTCATTTATTTTGGGATTATATTTCATTGTGCAGGAACCGAGAGGATAAAATCCCGTATCAACGCTGTAATTTTTTCTTGATAGATTGATGAAATGCCTTATTATTTCCGGTTCAGAAACTTCAGGCAATTGTGCGGGCTTCTTTCTCAAAAGCCTTTCAGGGACAACCTTCTCAATATCGACTTCAGGTACATCGAGCTGAGGAAGAGAATAACCCTTTTTCCCTTCCCTGCTGTATTCGAAAATCAGTTTGCTTGAATTCTTTTCTGACATCTAATAATTTCTTCTCAGTATAATTGTTTTATTGTCTTGTCCAATCCGCTGACAAGTGATGAAATTT comes from Candidatus Schekmanbacteria bacterium and encodes:
- a CDS encoding lipoate--protein ligase family protein, with protein sequence MLNFKSIEKKLSQKRWRLIDSGAADSYFNMAADEYLMHFSKEEEIPTLRFYEWKPSGISVGYNQKVKLFLDVDYINSCGFQWVRRITGGETVFHHNDQTYSVAIPANMLPQPKTKSLYFFIHMMIAEALKRLDIDVDDLLPSNRNPNIKFYNCFVSKSDYELSWKRRKFVGSAQKRSKGVFLQHGAIMLDVDYFHLDRIFLKEGNLPIRGIEKLKENLCGLREICGEVIDRKRLKTEITRTFERYGIKFIKKPFSKEEIDEINLIKNSKYSLPEWNEEGIIRDKKEDG
- a CDS encoding glycine dehydrogenase subunit 2 → MSEKNSSKLIFEYSREGKKGYSLPQLDVPEVDIEKVVPERLLRKKPAQLPEVSEPEIIRHFINLSRKNYSVDTGFYPLGSCTMKYNPKINEKMSSLKGFKELHPFALEENCQGALQIMYELSDMLSKISGMDAVTLQPSAGAQGELCGTMIIRAYFKDKGEKRDEIIIPDSAHGTNPASAALAGMKVRTVKSSEKGELDIDELEKAITPATAALMITNPNTLGFFESGIQKISSMLHKNGSLLYMDGANLNAMLGFLKPGDMGFDIVHFNLHKSFSTPHGCGGPGAGPVGVKKELSDFLPVPRIVRKGNHFHFDWEQKKSIGRLHSFYGNFLVMVRAYVYLLSVGEKGLREISENAILNANYLKESLKNYYELPYDRKCMHEFVLSGSKQKKKGVKTLDIAKRLMDYGFHPPTIYFPLIVNEALMIEPTETESIETLDEFIEAMIKIAEESETEPEIVKNAPHSLSISRLDEVKAAKQLDLNYYARKQ